The genome window AGACTTAATCGTGATTGATGGCGGCAAAGGACAGCTTAGCGCAGCTTGCGAAGCACTTAAGGCCCTGGATTTGTATGGAAAAGTACCAATTATTGGTATTGCTAAACGCCTGGAAGAAATTTATTTCCCTGAGGATAGCCTTCCGCTTTACATCGATAAAAAGTCTGAGTCGTTGAAGCTGATTCAACGCATTCGCGACGAAGCTCACCGTTTTGCAATTACTTACCACCGCGACAAACGGAGCCGAAATAGTCTGATTAGTGAGTTGGAAAATGTTGAAGGAATCGGCAAGAAAACCGCCGCTAAACTGCTTAAATACTTCAAAGGTGTCAAGAAAATCCGTGAAGCAACCATCGAAGATATTGCTACTGTAGTGGGGAATGATAAAGCGCAAAAGATAAAGCAGTACTTTGCTGCGATTGAGCAATAAAGCTATCCAGAACAAAAGAAAAGCCCCCTGAACACTGTGTTCAGGGGGCTTTGTATTATATATTATAAATGAATTACGAATTGATTAATATTCCCAAAAACCGTGTTCCTGTTCCATCAAATCATACTCAGTTTGATAAGACTTCAACAGACCTTCTCTGTCACCAAACTGGGTGATCAAATCTTTGTCTTCTGCATTGGAATACTTCGTGATTCGGCCATAGGGCAAACGCAGGTCGAACGCGTCGGCTAAGTTTTTATGCTGAGCCTGGTTCTGTGAGTTATACCAGATGTATTTCTTTGGATCGCTACGGAACAGTTGATCCAGATCCTTGTATCTGAAGTAAGCAACTGGAATTTCCAATCCGGCTGGATTTTTATCAGCTGGCAAAACGATACCAATTGATTGAATATCGTAGTACAGGCGCGAGCGTTTACGATCAAAAACCCAATCCTCTTTTACTTCCAGAATGCTGAATTCATTGGCAAAATATTCATCACCCGTAATAACTGGCGCTTTTGCCATAGCCGAACTATCTACTGCTGGCTGTACTGGCGCTGCAGCCGGTTTTTTGCCTTTCGCATTTTTAGCTACTGCGCCTTTTTTCGTGTTCTTTTTTGGTGCTGGTGTTCCCCAACCATCGTCAACTGGCTGCTTTTTAAGCGCAGGTGTTCCCCAACCGTCATCTGCCGGCTTAGCCGTTGCTGCTGTCGGTTTTTTAGTTGGTGTTCCCCAGCCGTCATCTGCCTTTGCCGTTCCTTCCGGTGTAAATCCAGCCGCAATTTCTTCCGCTGAAAGCCCACCACCCGTATTCGGCATGATCAATTTCTGCCGAAATTTATCGACAGTCATTGCAGTTTTTACAGAGTCATTTTCGTATGGGACCAGAACGCCCGCCTTAACAGCATCAAGAATATACCGAGTGATCTCATTGTTTTTTGAGAACATAGCCCGGTTTTGTTTTTCTTTCAGATCAATTCGGCGCCACAACGTCTTTTTCATCATGATGTCGCTTTCGTTTATTTCACGAACCGACAGCGGATTCACCCCATTCGTCGCTTTCTCCTGAGCCTGCACGACTCCTCCCATTGCAGTCAGCATTACAGCTGCTATTGCCGCTTGTCCTACTTGTTTCATGATTCTTGTGCTGTTTTGCAATAATCTTTCACTAATAACGATTGCAATTAACATTTAGTGCTCTTAGTAAAGAGATACATTTTGCAATGTACTCCCCATTGGAACATCAATGATATCACCTTTAAAATTACGACGTTGCACCCCATCAATTTCAATGACAAGTTTGTCACCAGGTTGTGCCTCAGCAGCTAATGCAGCAATAGATCCGCCACCAGAGCCTAGCTGAATAGGTGCCATAACCCGACGAGTTCCGCGTGCCAGTGAAACTTTTATGCCAGTTACCCGGAAGTTTGCATCATCTGGAGAATAGTTTTTGAAACTTTCATCCGGTACGGCATTTACCCGAATACTACGAGCAGAGGATGCCGATACGCCACGTGGGTCTCCACCAATTCGTGAACCACCAACAAAATACTCCAGAGTTGGTCTTGGTACTGTGTTTACCCGGAATGGATTTGTTCCTAATAAAGACCCGCCATTGCTAACTTTTAGAGTGACTTGCTTATACGTTGGTACAACTGTGATTTTCCCTTTTTCGCCAGACGTAATAACTGAAGCACCATCTGCCGAAAAGCTAGGATTCCACAGGGCACCCAATTGTGGACTTTGTACACTTAGCTTGTTAGCACAGTTTAGATAAAGTGGTGGCATTGAACCTGATTCAATTTCATAGCTTGGTTTAGCTACAAAATATTCCTGGTTCATTGTAACCGTTTTATTCTCACCGGCTGGCGTTGTATACGTAATCGAGCCTGTTAATACCCGACGGGCCAAACCATTTTTATCATAAGCGCCACCCTGAGCCGTAAATTCAATAAGACCACGACCGTCCTGGATACGTACGGGTGCACCGCTCAGGCTCATACGTGGCGTAATTCCGCTGGATGACGCTGCCAGGAACATTTGTCCTTTGAACTTCGTACCTGCAACAACTACTTTAGACTCCATGCTCAGCATGGCCATGATTTTGTCAAACTTAACGTCCTGCGCGCCAACTTTTGTCGCCAGATAATCAAGCGTTTGTCCTTCCAGGCGACGAACATCAGCCTGCCGTAAACTCAGCGAAGCTAAGGCTGCTGGAACAGGTGTTTGTTCAAAAGTCAGTTCCGCAAAGTCTTTGTTACGTTGGTCTTTTGAGCGACTAGCCACCGGATCATCATTAGCATCCAAAGCCAATGAACCAATTTTTACGCCCGGATTATACTGTTGCAACTTTTGAATGTATTGATCCAACTGCTGCTTCAGTTCGTACGCTTTTCCTTTTTTGCCGGTACCGATCATAATGGCACCAACCTTGGTTTCCTCATTAGGTGTCTTGATGTTACCCTGTTCGTCAAGGCCGCCACCTGCTTCGGTAATTATTTGCTGTTTGATTGCTTCAATTTGATTAAAAACCGCTGTTGTCAACTGCCGAACTTCATCAGCCTGTTTAACAACTGCTAAATCCGCTGCCCGGTTACCCGATTTTTCCACGGTTGAGCGAATGGATTCTATTGTAGATTGGTTAATTCTGTTGGCTTCCCCAGTCGAACTTTCCAAACTACTGTTGAGCAGAATGAATTTTTCCAGTAGGGCCGAGCTAACCTGAAGGGCTAGCATTGCGGTCAATACCAGATACATCATCCCGATCATTTTCTGACGGGGTGTCTCTTTTGCGCCTGCCATATAGATGTATGGTGGATTTCCTTTTGTTTGTGGTTGAGGTTTGAACTGGTTCGCCGTTGTTGTCTATACGTCAGACGACAGCGGCGAACCGGCTCATACGAATAGAGTTAGTTCCTTATTTTGATCCGCGCATAGCCGACAACATGCTGCCGTATACGTTGTTAAGCGAAGCCAAATTATTTGTCAATTGACCCAGTTCATTTTTGAACTTCTGCGTGTCGCGGCTAGCATCGGCCATGTTTTCCATGGCGCTGGTCAGGTTACCATAGAATGCATTCATCGCCTTTAAGTGCTTGTTAGTATCCTGAAGCTCCAGTTCGTAAACGGCATTCAGGGCACCCATGCTTTGCGTAATTTTCTGGAACTGAGTCCGGTATTCTTTTGCATCCTGCGTTGCATCCGCCATAGCATTCATGGCTGTAACGGCTACACCGTAAGACTTATTCATTTCATTAATCGCCCCTGCAGCTTGCTTCACGCTCTGTGCGTATTCGTTTGTAGCTACTGTTGCGCTCGAGATGTCTTTCATTTGACCAACCGTCGTTGTCAGACCACGTAAGCCAGTTCCTAGTTTTTCGAAGATATCAGGAGTGACTTTCGCATCGGCCAGCATTTTATCCATGTTAGCCGTTAATCCATTGCTTTGAAGAGCAGGAGCCGAACGACGTTGTGGCAGCTCACCGTCATAATCATCAGATAATTCTGGGTAAACGCGTGTCCAATCTGGTTCTTTATTGGTAGGTTGAGCAAACGTTTGGATTGC of Tellurirhabdus bombi contains these proteins:
- the porM gene encoding type IX secretion system motor protein PorM/GldM, with protein sequence MAGAKETPRQKMIGMMYLVLTAMLALQVSSALLEKFILLNSSLESSTGEANRINQSTIESIRSTVEKSGNRAADLAVVKQADEVRQLTTAVFNQIEAIKQQIITEAGGGLDEQGNIKTPNEETKVGAIMIGTGKKGKAYELKQQLDQYIQKLQQYNPGVKIGSLALDANDDPVASRSKDQRNKDFAELTFEQTPVPAALASLSLRQADVRRLEGQTLDYLATKVGAQDVKFDKIMAMLSMESKVVVAGTKFKGQMFLAASSSGITPRMSLSGAPVRIQDGRGLIEFTAQGGAYDKNGLARRVLTGSITYTTPAGENKTVTMNQEYFVAKPSYEIESGSMPPLYLNCANKLSVQSPQLGALWNPSFSADGASVITSGEKGKITVVPTYKQVTLKVSNGGSLLGTNPFRVNTVPRPTLEYFVGGSRIGGDPRGVSASSARSIRVNAVPDESFKNYSPDDANFRVTGIKVSLARGTRRVMAPIQLGSGGGSIAALAAEAQPGDKLVIEIDGVQRRNFKGDIIDVPMGSTLQNVSLY
- a CDS encoding gliding motility protein GldN; the encoded protein is MKQVGQAAIAAVMLTAMGGVVQAQEKATNGVNPLSVREINESDIMMKKTLWRRIDLKEKQNRAMFSKNNEITRYILDAVKAGVLVPYENDSVKTAMTVDKFRQKLIMPNTGGGLSAEEIAAGFTPEGTAKADDGWGTPTKKPTAATAKPADDGWGTPALKKQPVDDGWGTPAPKKNTKKGAVAKNAKGKKPAAAPVQPAVDSSAMAKAPVITGDEYFANEFSILEVKEDWVFDRKRSRLYYDIQSIGIVLPADKNPAGLEIPVAYFRYKDLDQLFRSDPKKYIWYNSQNQAQHKNLADAFDLRLPYGRITKYSNAEDKDLITQFGDREGLLKSYQTEYDLMEQEHGFWEY
- the porL gene encoding type IX secretion system motor protein PorL/GldL; the encoded protein is MAKKNANSSNFFFDKLLPTVYSAGAAVVVLGALGKIQHYDWGGPMLVVGLSVEALIFALFAIQTFAQPTNKEPDWTRVYPELSDDYDGELPQRRSAPALQSNGLTANMDKMLADAKVTPDIFEKLGTGLRGLTTTVGQMKDISSATVATNEYAQSVKQAAGAINEMNKSYGVAVTAMNAMADATQDAKEYRTQFQKITQSMGALNAVYELELQDTNKHLKAMNAFYGNLTSAMENMADASRDTQKFKNELGQLTNNLASLNNVYGSMLSAMRGSK